The Geomonas ferrireducens genome includes a window with the following:
- a CDS encoding glutamine synthetase III family protein, translated as MFGQNVFNQSVMRDRLPKSVFKNLKKTIDEGLPLDPSIADVVASAMKEWAVERGATHFTHWFQPMTGITAEKHDSFISPADGGALLEFSGKELVKGEPDASSFPSGGLRATFEARGYTAWDCTSPAFLREEADVVTLCIPTAFCSYTGEALDKKVPLLRSMEALSTQAVRVLKLFGNTSATRVTSTVGAEQEYFLVDKSFYLQRPDLMMAGRTLFGAMSSKGQEMEDHYFGSIKERVLAYMKEVNEELWKLGVSAKTQHNEVAPGQFEIAPIFENTNIATDHNQMVMEVLKRVALRHDMVCLLHEKPFAGVNGSGKHNNWSMSSNDGQNLLEPGRTPHENAQFLTFLMATIKAVDTFAGLLRCSCANAGNEYRLGANEAPPAIISVFLGEQLADIIDQIVAGKTKSSEMSGHMDIGVSTLPSLPKDATDRNRTSPFAFTGNKFEFRMLGSSFSISGPNIIINTIIAQALKEFADVLEKSTNFDADLDRLLQETAKKHQRVIFNGNNYSDEWVQEAAKRGLPNIPSTPEALKELISKEAQEVFAAHSVFSEKELHARYEIMVEQYVKTLNIEALTMIDMANHSIIPTAIEYATTVAASINAVTAVSSKLDVSTQKELLEELSDKLAAMSANTKALEKALEEANGIADADKQAAAFRANVFTKMLELRSTGDALEKIISAKCWPLPTYREMLFVL; from the coding sequence ATGTTTGGGCAAAATGTATTTAACCAGTCCGTAATGAGAGATAGGCTGCCGAAAAGTGTTTTCAAGAACCTCAAGAAAACCATAGACGAAGGTCTGCCGCTGGATCCCTCCATCGCAGATGTTGTCGCTTCGGCAATGAAAGAGTGGGCAGTTGAAAGAGGTGCAACACATTTTACCCATTGGTTCCAGCCGATGACCGGCATCACCGCGGAGAAGCATGACTCCTTCATTTCGCCGGCGGATGGCGGCGCTCTGCTTGAGTTCTCCGGTAAAGAGCTGGTCAAGGGCGAGCCGGATGCCTCCTCTTTCCCGAGCGGCGGCCTGAGGGCGACCTTCGAAGCGAGGGGTTATACCGCCTGGGACTGCACCTCGCCTGCCTTCCTGAGGGAAGAGGCCGACGTCGTCACCCTCTGCATCCCCACCGCCTTCTGCTCCTACACCGGTGAGGCCTTGGACAAGAAGGTTCCTCTGCTTCGTTCCATGGAAGCGCTTTCCACGCAGGCCGTGCGTGTTCTTAAACTGTTCGGAAACACCAGTGCAACCAGGGTTACCTCGACCGTCGGAGCTGAGCAGGAATACTTCCTGGTCGACAAGTCCTTCTACCTGCAAAGACCCGACCTGATGATGGCCGGGAGAACCCTCTTCGGCGCTATGTCCTCCAAAGGACAGGAGATGGAAGACCACTACTTCGGCAGCATCAAGGAAAGAGTGCTGGCGTACATGAAGGAAGTGAATGAAGAACTGTGGAAGCTCGGTGTTTCCGCCAAGACCCAGCACAACGAGGTGGCGCCGGGACAGTTCGAAATAGCCCCGATTTTCGAGAACACCAACATCGCCACCGACCACAACCAGATGGTCATGGAGGTTCTCAAACGTGTTGCCCTCAGGCACGACATGGTCTGCCTGCTGCACGAAAAACCGTTTGCAGGCGTCAACGGTTCCGGCAAGCACAACAACTGGTCCATGAGCTCGAACGACGGGCAGAACCTGCTCGAGCCGGGCCGCACCCCCCATGAAAATGCCCAGTTCCTTACCTTCCTCATGGCAACCATCAAGGCTGTGGACACCTTTGCCGGGCTCCTGCGCTGCTCCTGCGCCAACGCCGGCAACGAGTATCGCCTGGGCGCCAACGAAGCACCTCCGGCGATCATTTCGGTCTTCCTCGGCGAGCAGCTTGCCGACATCATCGACCAGATCGTAGCGGGTAAAACGAAATCCTCTGAGATGAGCGGTCACATGGACATCGGCGTCAGCACCCTTCCTTCGCTGCCCAAAGACGCCACCGACAGGAACAGGACCTCGCCGTTCGCCTTCACCGGCAACAAGTTCGAGTTCAGGATGCTCGGTTCCTCTTTCTCCATCTCGGGCCCGAACATCATCATCAACACCATCATCGCCCAGGCCCTGAAGGAATTCGCCGACGTGCTGGAGAAATCCACCAACTTCGACGCCGACCTCGACCGGTTGCTGCAGGAAACCGCGAAGAAACACCAGCGCGTCATCTTCAACGGCAACAACTACTCCGACGAGTGGGTCCAGGAAGCTGCCAAGCGCGGCCTGCCGAACATCCCGAGCACTCCCGAGGCACTCAAGGAGCTGATCTCCAAGGAAGCGCAGGAAGTGTTTGCCGCTCACAGCGTCTTCAGCGAGAAGGAACTGCATGCCCGTTACGAAATCATGGTCGAGCAGTACGTGAAGACCCTGAACATCGAAGCGCTGACCATGATCGACATGGCCAACCACAGCATCATCCCCACCGCCATCGAGTATGCGACCACGGTGGCAGCGTCCATCAATGCGGTTACCGCGGTATCCAGCAAGCTGGACGTCTCCACCCAGAAGGAACTGCTGGAAGAGCTCAGCGACAAGCTTGCCGCGATGAGCGCCAACACCAAGGCGCTTGAGAAGGCCCTTGAAGAGGCGAACGGCATCGCCGATGCAGACAAGCAGGCCGCCGCATTCAGGGCGAACGTCTTCACCAAGATGCTCGAGCTGCGCTCCACCGGTGATGCGCTGGAGAAAATCATCTCTGCCAAGTGCTGGCCGCTGCCGACCTACAGGGAAATGCTTTTCGTTCTGTAA
- a CDS encoding peptidoglycan DD-metalloendopeptidase family protein — protein MKKHAITRRWNGTSRLALALLPALFCLISKQSAYADFYRYTDENGVEVFTNTPSNKSAVRIIREARKPKQTNLPARTTAKTPSASSEPAGTEGLLPVQGVITSGYGMRHDPIDGGLRHHNGLDIAVPTGTKVKAIAAGTVVESGMHGGYGNLVTIRHADGMVSMYGHNAQLEVKVGDQVTAGQTVALSGSTGRSTGPHVHFELWRNGVNVTRNYLETGAGIPEVADSIRSYVHKDGSLVFTNIN, from the coding sequence GTGAAGAAACATGCAATCACACGACGGTGGAACGGAACTTCACGGCTGGCGCTTGCACTGCTACCTGCCTTATTCTGCCTAATATCGAAGCAGAGTGCCTACGCTGACTTCTACCGATACACCGACGAAAACGGCGTAGAGGTCTTCACCAACACCCCTTCCAACAAAAGCGCGGTCCGTATCATCCGCGAAGCGCGGAAACCAAAACAGACGAACCTGCCGGCGAGAACCACAGCCAAGACGCCGTCCGCATCGTCCGAGCCTGCCGGCACAGAAGGGCTCCTCCCGGTCCAGGGGGTAATCACCTCCGGATACGGCATGCGCCATGACCCAATCGACGGAGGTCTGCGACATCATAACGGCCTGGACATTGCGGTGCCGACCGGCACTAAGGTGAAGGCGATTGCGGCGGGAACGGTGGTCGAAAGCGGCATGCATGGGGGGTACGGCAACTTGGTAACCATACGGCATGCCGACGGCATGGTCTCGATGTACGGGCACAACGCGCAGTTGGAGGTCAAGGTCGGGGACCAGGTGACGGCGGGGCAGACCGTGGCGCTGTCAGGCTCGACCGGGAGATCGACCGGCCCGCATGTGCATTTCGAACTCTGGAGGAACGGCGTGAACGTGACGCGTAACTATCTGGAGACAGGCGCAGGTATCCCTGAAGTTGCCGACAGCATCAGGAGCTACGTACACAAGGACGGGTCACTGGTCTTTACCAACATCAACTGA
- the hrpB gene encoding ATP-dependent helicase HrpB produces MQSRNATTIDGVLPELIAALTQRNVAVLQAPPGAGKTTRVPLALLDAPFLGDGKIIMLEPRRLAAVNAARYMAQCLGEEVGQRVGYAIRFERKVSRATRIEVVTEGILARRLQSDPLLEGVSAVIFDEFHERSLTCDLSLALCRDVQLGLREDLRLLVMSATLDAEPVAKLLGGAPLVTSEGRQFPVDVRYLKTEPATRLAETACAGVMKALAETEGDLLVFLPGAGDIRRCENILQGQVGSRVMIAVLYGDLPFAAQERAILPGERRKVVLATNIAETSLTIEGVRVVVDTGYSRQLRYDPSTGLNRLDTMRISAASAQQRAGRAGRVAPGACYRLWTEHTQSALLPFTPPEIKVSDLAPLALDLAQWGVADPASLSFLDAPPAAHLAEGRALLRALGALDARGTLTDLGARMAALPMHPRLAAMLVGSLAAGHAPLACKLAAILSERDLMPRGSGSISDSDLLDRLDALGERRDPQGTRTVERLAAYFRGALGVSDAPIHADAATVGRLLLMAYPDRVARERSPGSGRYLMANGTGAKLSTRSNLRAQPFIVAVEVEGGGGEADIHMASAVSLEAVRSGCAGAITRERRVFWEEREGRVVARDEERLGAVVLSERAAVPEKEEVATALLQGILSGAGIGGLNWSEQAAQYRNRVRFLARVLPEEELPDLSDQALTENVGQWLLPYLQGVRSLAQLAKADLLQPLKALLDYRQQQLVEREAPTHLQVPSGSRVSLEYPAEGDPFLAVKLQEMFGLTETPRLARGRVPVLIHLLSPARRPIQVTADLKSFWNGAYREVCKELKGRYPRHPWPDDPWNAPATRHVKKRM; encoded by the coding sequence ATGCAAAGCCGGAACGCCACCACCATCGACGGGGTCCTCCCCGAGCTGATCGCGGCCCTCACGCAAAGGAACGTTGCCGTGCTGCAGGCGCCACCCGGCGCCGGCAAGACCACCCGCGTCCCTCTTGCCCTCCTCGACGCCCCTTTCCTCGGCGACGGAAAAATCATCATGCTCGAGCCGCGCCGGCTTGCCGCGGTCAACGCCGCCCGTTACATGGCGCAGTGCCTCGGCGAGGAGGTGGGTCAGCGGGTAGGCTACGCCATCCGTTTCGAACGCAAGGTCTCCCGGGCGACCCGGATCGAGGTGGTCACCGAGGGGATCCTCGCGCGCCGTCTGCAAAGCGACCCGCTCCTCGAAGGGGTCTCGGCGGTTATCTTCGACGAGTTCCACGAACGGAGCCTCACCTGCGATCTCTCCCTTGCCCTGTGCCGCGACGTGCAGCTCGGGCTGCGCGAGGACCTGCGCCTGCTGGTCATGTCGGCGACGCTCGATGCGGAGCCGGTAGCGAAACTCCTTGGCGGTGCGCCCCTCGTCACCAGCGAAGGGCGCCAGTTCCCGGTCGACGTCCGTTATCTCAAGACCGAGCCTGCGACGAGGCTCGCCGAAACCGCCTGCGCCGGGGTCATGAAGGCGCTTGCCGAGACCGAAGGGGACCTTCTGGTCTTCCTGCCGGGGGCGGGCGACATCAGGCGCTGCGAGAACATCCTGCAGGGGCAGGTAGGCTCCCGGGTGATGATCGCCGTCCTTTACGGGGACCTTCCTTTTGCGGCACAGGAGCGGGCCATCCTCCCGGGAGAGCGCCGCAAGGTGGTGCTCGCCACCAACATCGCCGAGACAAGCCTCACCATCGAGGGGGTGCGTGTGGTGGTGGATACCGGCTATTCCCGACAGCTCCGTTACGATCCCTCGACCGGCCTGAACCGCCTCGACACCATGCGCATTTCGGCCGCCTCTGCCCAGCAGCGCGCCGGCCGCGCCGGCCGCGTAGCCCCCGGCGCCTGCTACCGCCTCTGGACCGAGCACACCCAGAGCGCTCTGCTTCCCTTCACCCCCCCCGAGATCAAGGTTTCCGACCTCGCTCCGCTGGCGCTGGACCTGGCGCAGTGGGGCGTGGCCGATCCCGCTTCGCTTAGCTTTCTCGACGCACCCCCGGCCGCCCATCTCGCCGAAGGTCGGGCGCTCTTGCGCGCCTTGGGCGCTCTCGATGCGCGCGGCACCCTCACCGACCTGGGGGCGAGGATGGCGGCGCTTCCCATGCACCCGCGCCTTGCCGCCATGCTGGTGGGTTCGCTCGCCGCGGGACATGCGCCGCTCGCCTGTAAACTCGCCGCCATCCTCTCGGAACGTGACCTCATGCCGCGTGGCAGCGGCAGCATTTCCGATAGCGATCTGCTGGACCGTCTGGACGCGTTAGGCGAACGCCGTGACCCACAGGGGACGCGCACGGTCGAACGGCTCGCCGCCTACTTCCGCGGCGCCCTCGGGGTGTCGGACGCTCCGATCCATGCCGATGCGGCTACCGTGGGGCGGCTCCTCCTTATGGCCTATCCGGACCGCGTTGCGCGCGAGAGGAGTCCCGGCTCCGGGCGCTACCTGATGGCCAACGGCACCGGCGCCAAACTCTCCACGCGCAGTAACCTGAGGGCGCAGCCCTTCATCGTCGCTGTTGAAGTCGAGGGGGGGGGTGGCGAGGCGGACATACACATGGCGAGCGCGGTTTCCCTGGAGGCGGTCCGCTCCGGATGCGCGGGCGCCATCACGCGCGAGCGCAGGGTTTTCTGGGAAGAGCGCGAGGGAAGGGTGGTAGCCCGGGATGAAGAGCGGCTTGGCGCGGTTGTACTTTCCGAGCGGGCTGCGGTCCCCGAGAAGGAGGAGGTGGCTACTGCGCTTCTGCAGGGGATACTGTCTGGGGCTGGCATCGGCGGGCTGAACTGGAGCGAGCAGGCGGCGCAGTACCGCAACCGGGTGCGCTTCCTGGCACGGGTGCTCCCCGAGGAGGAGCTTCCCGACCTCTCCGACCAGGCGCTTACCGAAAACGTCGGGCAGTGGCTGCTCCCCTACCTGCAGGGGGTGCGGAGCCTCGCACAGCTTGCCAAGGCGGATCTGCTGCAGCCTTTGAAGGCCCTTCTCGACTATCGGCAGCAGCAGCTAGTGGAGCGGGAGGCACCCACGCACCTGCAGGTCCCCAGCGGGTCCCGCGTTTCGCTTGAGTATCCGGCAGAGGGGGATCCGTTTCTGGCGGTGAAGCTTCAGGAGATGTTCGGCTTGACTGAGACACCAAGGCTTGCGCGGGGGAGGGTGCCGGTACTGATCCACCTGCTGTCGCCTGCGAGGCGTCCCATCCAGGTGACGGCCGACCTTAAAAGCTTCTGGAACGGTGCCTACCGCGAGGTGTGCAAGGAATTGAAAGGTCGCTACCCTAGGCATCCCTGGCCTGACGACCCATGGAACGCCCCCGCAACAAGGCATGTGAAGAAGAGAATGTAA
- a CDS encoding HAD family hydrolase, with the protein MLNAVIFDFDGIIVDTEPLHYKAFQELLVPLGLGYSWEEYMELYIGFDDRDAFREAFRVHGRALSEDELKELIRGKAAAFLDIVSGGVAAYPGVVELIRSISGTLPLALCSGALKSDIEPILKQLGLTDAFDVKVTADEVAASKPDPESYRLAVQRLQERFPGKVDAAASIAVEDTPAGITSATGAGLKVLAVTNSYPREKLSGASRVVNSLVGVDIEGLSLLV; encoded by the coding sequence ATGCTGAACGCAGTCATCTTCGATTTCGATGGTATCATCGTGGATACCGAACCGCTGCACTACAAGGCCTTCCAGGAGCTGCTGGTCCCCCTGGGCCTTGGCTACTCCTGGGAGGAGTACATGGAGCTCTACATCGGCTTCGACGATCGCGACGCCTTTCGCGAGGCCTTCCGCGTGCACGGGCGCGCGCTCTCGGAAGACGAGCTGAAGGAGCTGATCCGCGGCAAGGCGGCTGCCTTCCTCGACATCGTTTCCGGTGGCGTGGCGGCTTACCCCGGCGTCGTCGAGCTGATCCGTTCCATCTCCGGCACCCTCCCGCTCGCCCTGTGCAGCGGCGCCCTCAAAAGCGACATCGAGCCGATCCTCAAGCAGCTGGGACTCACCGACGCCTTCGACGTCAAGGTGACCGCGGACGAGGTCGCCGCCTCCAAGCCCGATCCCGAGAGCTACCGTCTCGCGGTGCAGCGTCTGCAGGAGCGCTTTCCCGGCAAGGTCGACGCGGCGGCCTCGATCGCCGTCGAAGACACCCCGGCGGGGATCACCTCCGCCACCGGTGCGGGGCTTAAGGTCCTTGCCGTCACCAACAGCTACCCGCGGGAGAAGCTCTCCGGCGCAAGCCGCGTGGTCAACTCCTTGGTCGGGGTCGATATCGAGGGGCTGAGCCTCCTCGTATAG
- a CDS encoding phosphatase PAP2 family protein — protein MKSPLRNEATGGRLPLRKGGDGVGSTLPLRQHAPGPRPSRIPSLIGFLSLLFLLLTTPLHAAENVFTSGKAVSDEAGRLAGETKLFLKGPVDPYLTETAVAATLFGVAYVFDEKIRDEFAGPHHGVMKGITNVGNAVSDPLLHLGVAAVFYGAGAATDNTKVMGLGEEMGEALLLADGTVFVLKGVIGRGRPYQVESSTSYRPLQYKGGYDSLPSMHTASSFALAHVLSSRTDSVAGKLAWYGGAGLVAFSRVYQTRHWASDVVLAAAIGELAGATVGRYRSLAPGGVTIAPLSIEGTPAVAVVGKF, from the coding sequence TTGAAATCCCCCCTTCGCAACGAAGCTACGGGGGGGCGGCTCCCCCTTCGCAAAGGGGGGGACGGTGTAGGCTCGACCCTCCCTTTGAGGCAACATGCCCCTGGGCCCCGACCGTCCCGTATCCCGTCCCTCATCGGTTTCCTGAGCCTCCTATTCCTTCTTCTCACCACGCCGCTCCACGCTGCGGAAAACGTCTTCACCAGCGGCAAGGCCGTCTCCGATGAGGCCGGGCGCCTCGCCGGAGAGACGAAGCTATTCCTCAAGGGGCCGGTCGATCCCTATCTCACCGAGACAGCAGTGGCCGCCACCCTCTTCGGGGTTGCCTATGTCTTCGATGAAAAGATCCGCGACGAGTTTGCCGGCCCCCACCATGGTGTGATGAAAGGGATTACCAACGTGGGGAACGCGGTAAGCGATCCGCTGCTGCACCTAGGCGTCGCCGCCGTCTTCTACGGCGCCGGGGCTGCGACCGATAACACGAAGGTGATGGGCCTGGGTGAGGAGATGGGGGAGGCGCTTTTATTGGCCGACGGTACGGTCTTCGTGCTTAAAGGCGTCATCGGGCGCGGTCGCCCGTACCAGGTGGAGAGCAGCACGAGCTATCGCCCGTTGCAGTACAAGGGTGGCTATGACTCACTTCCGTCGATGCACACGGCAAGTTCCTTCGCGCTTGCCCACGTCCTCTCTTCCAGGACCGACAGCGTCGCCGGCAAACTCGCCTGGTACGGCGGAGCAGGGCTTGTCGCCTTCTCGCGCGTGTACCAGACCAGGCACTGGGCGAGCGATGTGGTGCTTGCCGCCGCCATTGGTGAGCTGGCCGGAGCCACCGTCGGCAGATACCGCTCCCTCGCTCCCGGCGGCGTCACCATCGCCCCGCTCTCCATCGAGGGGACCCCGGCCGTCGCCGTTGTAGGCAAATTCTGA
- a CDS encoding TIR domain-containing protein, producing MSNPESELLAASQSLLKFSDVYETSPETAVVNDLLLRAKHFDGSFSGSWIGYHANVYYKNFQTPPAGDHFNVEQGKGPSYVGVANPNWVECKHDDVLNLLLNEESTVSLRVAEMKAKEGLKLLTSVKDDVLSVSAVYLANHDDSFVRKLSDEIEKIEVFDAADIANEMSPRRKTITRDLRAAQQGIWVPPHIQVQARVMAAHQPSVHCRELARRIEKIAAHIARARGKEVYVDHVGTKIFIGHGRSFVWRDLKDFIKDRLQLPYEEFNRVPVAGITNIARLNEMLDAAACAFVIMTAEDEQSDGSLHARMNVIHEVGLFQGRLGFTKAIVLLEEGCEEFTNIQGLGQIRFPKGNISAKFEEIRQVLEREEILPSPK from the coding sequence ATGAGCAATCCCGAATCTGAGCTTTTGGCGGCTAGTCAGTCGCTTCTTAAGTTTTCTGATGTCTATGAGACCTCACCTGAAACCGCTGTTGTTAATGATTTGTTGCTCCGTGCTAAGCACTTCGATGGAAGTTTTAGTGGCTCTTGGATTGGCTATCATGCAAATGTTTACTATAAAAACTTCCAAACTCCTCCTGCAGGAGACCATTTCAATGTTGAACAGGGGAAAGGTCCCTCATACGTTGGTGTTGCCAATCCCAATTGGGTTGAGTGTAAACATGATGATGTTTTGAATCTTTTGCTTAATGAAGAATCCACGGTATCTCTCCGTGTGGCTGAAATGAAGGCGAAGGAAGGTTTGAAGCTGCTAACTAGTGTGAAGGATGATGTCTTGTCAGTGAGTGCCGTGTATCTCGCAAATCATGATGATTCCTTTGTTCGAAAGCTATCTGACGAGATCGAGAAAATTGAAGTTTTTGACGCTGCCGATATTGCCAATGAGATGTCTCCCCGGAGGAAAACGATAACGAGGGACCTACGAGCAGCTCAGCAAGGGATATGGGTGCCGCCGCATATCCAAGTGCAGGCAAGAGTGATGGCTGCGCATCAACCATCAGTGCACTGCCGCGAGCTTGCGCGGCGCATTGAAAAAATTGCCGCCCACATTGCCCGCGCTAGGGGCAAAGAAGTCTACGTCGATCACGTTGGTACCAAAATCTTCATCGGTCACGGGCGGTCATTTGTGTGGCGCGATCTAAAGGATTTTATCAAGGACCGCCTCCAACTGCCGTACGAGGAGTTTAACCGCGTACCTGTTGCTGGTATCACTAATATCGCAAGGCTCAACGAGATGCTTGACGCTGCCGCCTGTGCATTCGTAATCATGACAGCTGAGGACGAGCAGTCTGATGGCAGTCTTCATGCCCGAATGAATGTAATCCATGAGGTGGGGCTATTCCAAGGCAGACTGGGTTTCACAAAAGCGATTGTCCTGTTAGAGGAAGGGTGCGAAGAATTCACTAATATTCAGGGGCTTGGTCAAATTCGGTTTCCTAAAGGCAACATCTCAGCAAAGTTTGAAGAAATTAGACAGGTGCTCGAACGCGAGGAGATCTTGCCTTCCCCTAAGTAA
- a CDS encoding SH3 domain-containing protein, which yields MSKWYESQWQSQVQKILEPQIRMQEQIEKCLGHQRLQEQVDRLLAPQLRVQKDIEKWLGYQQLEHQRLQEQVDRLLAPQLQVQKEIEKWQGYRLLERQRLQEQVDRLVESNLRLQEQVEKWLEPHRLLQKQVDKWLEPHRGVQEQIDKWLGFQHQLLTQTVKPSGYAQYVSELERLVGTILSEARPEGISELQPDAAYFDNGIVKPDELNLALADFFASQKSSVSLVTTLQNLQAYIKKLKKPLAAVIVLVVIPYIVNVVSTLTIPYLEEQWDRITKNQKKNKVKVAKLAPHEAFSQEVLNSYRFATSTLKVRKGPSIADSVVDEIHPGKVVRILQKRKSWTRIIYVSDLNDENITGYVFTRYLGKFKYKTN from the coding sequence ATGAGCAAATGGTATGAATCGCAGTGGCAAAGTCAGGTTCAAAAAATACTGGAGCCTCAGATCCGGATGCAGGAGCAAATAGAAAAGTGCCTTGGACATCAACGGCTGCAAGAGCAGGTGGACAGGTTACTTGCGCCTCAGCTGCGAGTGCAGAAAGATATTGAGAAGTGGCTGGGATATCAACAACTGGAACATCAACGGCTGCAAGAGCAGGTGGACAGATTACTTGCGCCTCAACTGCAAGTGCAAAAAGAAATTGAGAAGTGGCAGGGATATAGACTGCTGGAGCGTCAACGGCTGCAAGAACAGGTGGACAGATTGGTTGAGTCTAACCTGCGATTGCAGGAGCAAGTCGAGAAGTGGCTTGAACCTCATAGGCTTTTGCAGAAGCAGGTTGATAAATGGTTGGAGCCTCATCGGGGGGTGCAGGAGCAGATAGATAAGTGGCTTGGGTTTCAACATCAGCTACTGACTCAGACTGTAAAACCATCTGGTTATGCCCAATACGTCTCTGAACTTGAAAGACTTGTCGGAACAATTCTTAGCGAAGCTAGGCCGGAAGGGATCTCCGAGTTACAGCCAGACGCTGCCTATTTTGATAATGGTATTGTAAAACCGGACGAACTAAATTTGGCTTTAGCCGACTTCTTTGCTTCGCAAAAGAGCTCTGTGTCGCTCGTTACGACGTTGCAGAATTTGCAAGCCTATATTAAGAAGCTAAAAAAGCCTTTAGCTGCCGTAATAGTGTTGGTGGTCATTCCCTATATAGTGAATGTAGTTTCAACGCTTACCATACCATATTTGGAAGAACAGTGGGATCGTATAACTAAAAATCAGAAAAAAAATAAGGTTAAAGTCGCTAAACTAGCACCGCATGAGGCATTTTCTCAGGAAGTTCTTAACAGTTACAGATTCGCAACTTCAACGTTAAAGGTCAGGAAAGGACCTTCAATTGCTGATTCAGTTGTTGATGAGATACATCCAGGTAAGGTCGTGCGTATTTTACAGAAGCGAAAGAGTTGGACACGTATTATCTATGTCAGTGACCTGAATGATGAGAATATAACAGGTTACGTGTTTACCCGTTATCTCGGGAAGTTCAAATACAAAACTAATTGA
- a CDS encoding tyrosine-type recombinase/integrase encodes MKAVSSTKEFATTYLLRKIHEVETDKYMPSDRRLTWTEAVKLYEVYLESKKTVTARFYQQRIDTFLTPFFYGFSVKGQAELPPELARRLPEHINDFLPQHLDAYMVYCRREWRHTNSTINRARSTILNMFNCFVRGRILALDGSRYLSYNQLAIVPALQENDSRESSFFAAAQIKLILEEAGKIDKRLPPMIGLGCFAGLRRRTICTIKKSYFNFKENTIALPASSRKRGEYIHYVIIIPALARLFEKYLAQLSPQEVASEWMFCGDRSPRHISFSFFDTHFKKVLKRCHIENKRFHDTKHTAGTYMYAATRDIRVVADFLDHADINQSRKYASLSMEQLKKAMGKFAKELKSTA; translated from the coding sequence ATGAAAGCGGTAAGCTCGACCAAAGAATTTGCCACCACATACCTCCTAAGAAAAATCCATGAGGTGGAAACAGACAAATATATGCCATCGGACAGGCGGCTCACTTGGACAGAGGCTGTAAAGCTATATGAGGTTTATTTAGAGTCCAAAAAAACTGTTACCGCAAGATTTTACCAGCAACGCATTGACACCTTCCTAACCCCATTCTTTTATGGCTTCAGTGTCAAGGGGCAGGCTGAACTACCCCCAGAGCTGGCGCGGCGTCTCCCAGAGCACATTAACGACTTCTTACCACAACATCTTGACGCCTACATGGTCTACTGTCGTAGAGAGTGGCGGCACACCAACTCCACCATCAACAGGGCGCGGTCCACCATTTTGAATATGTTCAACTGCTTCGTCAGGGGGAGGATTCTCGCGCTCGATGGCAGCCGTTACCTATCCTACAATCAGCTTGCTATCGTTCCTGCTCTTCAGGAAAATGATAGTAGGGAGTCCTCATTTTTCGCTGCTGCACAAATCAAACTTATCCTGGAAGAGGCGGGAAAAATTGATAAACGATTGCCGCCGATGATAGGCCTTGGATGCTTTGCTGGTCTCAGGAGAAGAACCATATGCACTATTAAGAAAAGTTATTTTAACTTTAAGGAAAATACAATAGCGCTGCCCGCAAGCTCACGAAAGCGTGGGGAATATATACATTATGTAATTATTATTCCTGCCCTTGCTCGACTCTTCGAAAAATACCTCGCCCAATTGTCACCCCAAGAGGTAGCCAGTGAGTGGATGTTTTGTGGGGATCGGTCACCCCGTCATATCTCCTTCTCGTTTTTTGACACCCATTTCAAAAAGGTCCTGAAGCGTTGCCACATCGAAAATAAAAGATTCCACGATACAAAGCACACAGCAGGAACGTACATGTACGCTGCAACCAGAGACATCAGGGTTGTAGCAGATTTCCTCGATCATGCAGATATAAACCAGAGTCGGAAGTACGCTTCCTTAAGCATGGAACAACTCAAAAAAGCCATGGGCAAATTTGCCAAAGAACTAAAGAGCACTGCGTGA
- a CDS encoding 2-oxoacid:acceptor oxidoreductase family protein: MRTEVLIAGFGGQGVLLAGNLLSYAAIDEGKNVSYFPAYGVEKRGGSATCTVVIADGAVGSPVLGQPAVLVVLNQASLERFGAKVRPGGLLIVNSSLVDITELNRSDITIIPVPMNDIATDLGDLRMVNMVAVGAYVALTGAVQMESLSGALAQALPERNHKFIPANVKAIETGAQVAKSKKEA; the protein is encoded by the coding sequence ATGCGTACAGAAGTTTTGATAGCCGGGTTTGGCGGGCAGGGCGTGCTCCTTGCCGGGAACCTGCTTTCCTATGCGGCTATAGATGAAGGCAAGAACGTGAGCTACTTCCCCGCCTACGGCGTGGAAAAGCGTGGCGGCTCCGCCACCTGCACCGTAGTGATCGCCGACGGCGCGGTCGGCTCCCCCGTGCTCGGGCAACCGGCGGTGCTCGTGGTCCTAAACCAGGCGTCGCTCGAGCGCTTCGGCGCCAAGGTGCGTCCCGGCGGCCTTTTGATCGTCAACTCGTCGCTCGTCGACATCACCGAGCTGAACCGCAGCGACATCACCATCATCCCGGTCCCCATGAACGATATTGCCACCGACCTGGGCGACCTGAGGATGGTGAATATGGTTGCGGTGGGGGCCTACGTCGCGCTTACCGGAGCGGTGCAGATGGAGTCGCTTTCCGGCGCCTTGGCCCAGGCGCTGCCGGAGCGCAACCACAAGTTCATCCCCGCCAACGTGAAGGCGATAGAAACCGGGGCGCAGGTGGCAAAGTCGAAAAAAGAAGCTTGA